One segment of Anatilimnocola aggregata DNA contains the following:
- a CDS encoding GNAT family N-acetyltransferase — MNSPVYRLRDYEPADAAALLALFRETIRRVNCRDYCPAQIAAWSSEDLTLETWAKNFGGKRTFVAEVADKAHGTIAGFGDLEPSGHLDRFFVSADHQGQGVGRLILSAIVAQARQWNCERIFTEASITARPFFMHFGFRELRNQIVFFRGAAFLNYCLELPIPA, encoded by the coding sequence ATGAATTCGCCCGTCTATCGCCTGCGTGATTACGAACCCGCCGATGCTGCGGCCTTACTCGCCCTCTTTCGCGAGACGATTCGCCGCGTGAATTGCCGCGACTATTGCCCCGCTCAAATCGCGGCGTGGTCTTCTGAAGACCTCACCTTGGAGACCTGGGCCAAGAACTTTGGCGGCAAACGGACCTTTGTGGCCGAAGTCGCTGACAAAGCGCACGGAACTATCGCCGGCTTTGGCGATCTCGAACCCAGCGGCCATCTCGACCGCTTTTTCGTCTCGGCCGATCATCAGGGGCAAGGCGTCGGCCGGTTGATCCTGAGTGCCATCGTCGCCCAAGCCCGCCAGTGGAACTGCGAGCGTATCTTCACCGAGGCCAGCATCACCGCGCGCCCCTTCTTTATGCACTTCGGCTTTCGTGAACTGCGTAACCAGATCGTCTTTTTCCGCGGCGCGGCGTTTCTCAACTACTGCCTCGAACTCCCGATCCCGGCATAA
- a CDS encoding peroxiredoxin, translated as MKTWLCLGLGLVFALSAGLLNAAEPLKAGDAAPDFELKGSDGKTYKLSELQKTNKAIVVAWFPRAFTGGCTKECKSMKENSASLKGLDAAYFTASTDDVEKNTKFAESLSLDYPILSDPDGKVAKAYGILNAAGTAAGRVTFYIGADGKLLHVDKAVKTDSHGADIATKLKELGVGAKKS; from the coding sequence ATGAAAACGTGGCTGTGCTTAGGATTGGGTTTGGTGTTTGCTTTGTCCGCCGGTCTGCTGAATGCCGCCGAACCACTGAAGGCAGGCGATGCCGCCCCCGATTTTGAACTGAAGGGGAGCGACGGCAAGACTTACAAGCTGTCGGAACTGCAGAAAACGAACAAGGCGATTGTGGTGGCTTGGTTCCCCCGTGCCTTTACCGGCGGGTGCACCAAAGAGTGCAAGTCGATGAAGGAAAACAGCGCCTCGCTGAAGGGACTCGATGCTGCTTACTTCACCGCCAGCACCGATGACGTAGAGAAGAACACGAAGTTCGCCGAGTCGCTGTCGCTCGATTACCCGATTCTCAGCGATCCGGATGGCAAGGTCGCCAAGGCGTACGGCATTCTGAATGCTGCCGGCACCGCGGCTGGCCGCGTGACGTTCTACATCGGTGCAGACGGCAAGTTGCTGCACGTCGACAAGGCTGTAAAGACCGACTCGCATGGCGCCGACATTGCTACCAAGTTGAAGGAACTCGGCGTCGGCGCGAAGAAGTCGTAG
- a CDS encoding alpha-amylase/4-alpha-glucanotransferase domain-containing protein encodes MNAIRLCLVLHNHQPVGNFDGVFEQAYQDSYLPFLDVFESYSDLKISLHTSGPLMEWLDERHGEYIDRVARLVAAGRIEIVGGPFYEPIMTMIPPRDRVGQITTYTRWLETRIGAHVQGMWMPERVWEQSLTGDLVSAGMKYTVLDDFHFRNAGLTEDQLQGYYLTEDDGKVLCVFPGSEPLRYTIPFQSPQSSIDYLRGIADKHPGAVVVFGDDGEKFGTWPDTKKHVYENGWLRQFFDALLHNRDWLQMSTLAEAYENSPPVGKIYLPDGSYREMTEWALPVNQQLEYDSITHDLEHDPRWPRIKRFVRGGFWRNFKVKYPETNEMYSRMMMTSRRFSQAEREGASGPAFDNARQALYRGQCNCPYWHGAFGGIYLPHLRNAIYNQLIASDNLIDQATGKTGPYVEATVDDYNFDLKQEVRLSSDKLIALIAPAQGGMLYELDVRSICHNLGATLTRRPESYHRKVLAGASGANGNVASIHDRVVFKQPGLDERLQYDPTNRKSLLDHFFELGATLQGVSRGEARELGDFVTGVYEAKIRRASDRMQAQLTRTGWVNGREIRITKAVTMAAGSQTLEIAYQLENLPPHELVHFGVELNFAGLPSGADDRYFHDLTGNRFGQLGTQLDLNDINQLGLTDEWLGIDVQLVANRPTNFWTFPVETVSQSEGGFELVHQSVAVLPHWHIRGDAAGKWTATIQLTTSTALAERRMLPKRDAAVVMS; translated from the coding sequence ATGAATGCGATTCGCCTTTGCTTGGTCTTGCACAATCATCAACCCGTCGGAAATTTCGACGGCGTCTTCGAGCAAGCCTATCAAGACAGCTACCTGCCGTTTCTCGACGTCTTCGAGAGCTACAGCGACCTGAAGATTTCGCTGCACACCAGCGGACCGCTGATGGAATGGCTCGACGAGCGCCATGGCGAATACATCGACCGCGTCGCGAGGCTAGTTGCTGCGGGGCGAATCGAAATCGTCGGCGGACCGTTCTACGAACCAATCATGACCATGATTCCCCCGCGCGATCGCGTCGGGCAGATCACTACCTATACCCGTTGGCTCGAGACGCGCATCGGCGCGCATGTGCAAGGGATGTGGATGCCCGAGCGCGTCTGGGAACAATCGCTGACCGGCGACCTGGTGAGCGCGGGCATGAAGTACACGGTCCTCGACGATTTCCACTTTCGCAATGCGGGACTGACGGAAGATCAGCTTCAAGGGTACTACCTGACCGAAGACGACGGCAAGGTGCTGTGCGTTTTCCCAGGGAGCGAACCACTCCGCTACACCATTCCCTTCCAATCGCCCCAGTCGAGCATCGACTACCTGCGCGGCATTGCCGACAAGCATCCCGGCGCCGTGGTGGTCTTCGGCGACGACGGCGAAAAGTTCGGCACCTGGCCCGATACGAAGAAGCACGTCTACGAAAACGGCTGGTTGCGGCAATTCTTCGATGCCCTGCTGCACAATCGCGATTGGCTGCAGATGAGCACTCTGGCCGAGGCTTATGAGAATTCGCCGCCGGTCGGCAAGATCTATCTGCCCGACGGCAGCTATCGGGAAATGACCGAGTGGGCCTTGCCGGTCAATCAGCAGCTTGAATACGACAGCATCACGCACGACCTGGAGCACGACCCGCGCTGGCCGCGGATCAAGCGGTTTGTGCGCGGCGGTTTCTGGCGAAACTTCAAGGTGAAGTATCCCGAAACCAACGAGATGTACTCACGAATGATGATGACCAGCCGGCGCTTCTCGCAGGCCGAACGCGAAGGTGCTTCGGGCCCCGCGTTCGACAATGCTCGCCAGGCACTCTATCGCGGTCAATGCAACTGCCCGTATTGGCACGGCGCGTTCGGCGGCATTTATCTGCCCCACTTGCGCAACGCGATCTACAACCAGTTGATCGCCAGCGACAACCTGATCGACCAGGCCACCGGCAAAACCGGCCCGTATGTCGAAGCGACCGTCGACGATTACAACTTCGATCTGAAGCAGGAAGTGCGACTCAGCAGCGACAAGCTGATTGCCCTCATCGCGCCAGCCCAGGGGGGCATGTTATACGAATTGGATGTGCGGTCGATTTGTCACAACCTGGGAGCCACCCTCACGCGGCGGCCGGAGTCGTATCATCGCAAAGTGCTGGCCGGCGCCTCGGGCGCGAATGGGAATGTGGCGAGTATTCACGATCGTGTTGTGTTCAAGCAGCCGGGGCTCGACGAGCGATTGCAATACGACCCGACCAATCGCAAGAGCCTGCTCGACCATTTCTTCGAACTGGGTGCCACGCTGCAAGGTGTGAGTCGAGGTGAAGCTCGCGAACTCGGTGACTTCGTCACTGGCGTGTACGAAGCGAAGATTCGCCGTGCGAGTGACCGCATGCAAGCGCAGCTGACTCGCACGGGCTGGGTGAACGGTCGCGAGATTCGCATTACCAAAGCGGTGACAATGGCAGCGGGGAGTCAAACGCTGGAAATTGCCTATCAGCTGGAGAATCTGCCGCCGCACGAACTGGTGCATTTTGGCGTCGAGTTGAACTTCGCCGGTTTGCCTTCGGGGGCCGACGATCGTTATTTCCACGACTTGACCGGCAATCGCTTCGGGCAACTCGGCACACAACTCGACCTGAACGACATCAACCAGTTGGGTCTGACCGACGAATGGCTGGGGATCGATGTGCAGTTGGTGGCCAACCGCCCGACGAACTTCTGGACCTTCCCGGTCGAAACCGTCAGCCAGTCGGAAGGTGGCTTCGAGTTGGTCCATCAATCGGTCGCGGTCCTGCCGCACTGGCACATCCGCGGTGATGCCGCCGGCAAGTGGACCGCCACCATTCAACTCACCACCAGCACCGCGCTCGCCGAACGCCGGATGCTGCCCAAGCGCGATGCCGCCGTGGTAATGTCGTAG
- the galT gene encoding galactose-1-phosphate uridylyltransferase: MPEYRQDPLSQRWVIVGSERSSRPQEFVERTDRPSDLNCPFCAGNEEQTPHAVQIYPATNGRAKTFPWQVRVVPNKYPAVTTEVPASPTSQNGSLHRHEIGFGQHEVIIESPEHITSLSELSLADQVLVWRAYQDRLRTLRQDGRFKYVQIFKNVGAAAGASLEHTHSQVVALPWTPPDVQSEADRFGQHQTKTGRSLLTQIVEEELASGERIVAQSPRFVAFCPWASRFPYQVCLAPRKQAGTIEQLQAGELSELATIVGEVIGRIERALARPSYNLILHTEPFDIGSHDHYHWHIEIFPRLTKAAGFEWSTGCWMNPQPPEQAAALLRESGLSPAS, encoded by the coding sequence ATGCCCGAGTACCGTCAAGATCCACTCTCGCAACGCTGGGTCATCGTCGGGAGCGAACGCTCTTCTCGACCCCAGGAGTTCGTAGAGCGAACCGACCGTCCCAGCGATCTCAACTGCCCGTTTTGTGCCGGCAACGAAGAACAAACTCCTCACGCGGTGCAGATCTATCCCGCGACTAATGGCCGGGCCAAGACATTTCCCTGGCAAGTGCGGGTCGTTCCCAATAAGTACCCGGCCGTCACGACCGAAGTCCCCGCCTCGCCGACCAGTCAAAACGGCTCGCTCCATCGACACGAAATCGGCTTTGGCCAGCACGAGGTGATTATCGAATCGCCCGAGCACATTACCAGCTTGAGCGAACTGTCGCTGGCCGATCAGGTACTCGTCTGGCGGGCCTATCAAGATCGCCTCCGCACGCTGCGGCAAGATGGCCGTTTCAAGTACGTGCAAATCTTCAAGAACGTCGGCGCTGCCGCGGGTGCTTCCCTCGAACATACCCACAGCCAGGTCGTCGCACTTCCCTGGACGCCCCCCGACGTGCAAAGCGAGGCCGATCGCTTTGGGCAACATCAAACCAAGACGGGCCGCTCGCTGCTGACGCAAATCGTCGAAGAAGAACTGGCCTCCGGCGAACGGATCGTCGCTCAATCACCGCGGTTCGTCGCCTTCTGTCCCTGGGCGAGTCGCTTCCCCTATCAAGTCTGTCTAGCGCCGCGCAAACAGGCTGGCACCATCGAGCAATTGCAGGCTGGCGAACTTAGCGAACTGGCAACGATTGTGGGTGAGGTTATCGGTCGAATCGAACGTGCGCTCGCGCGTCCGTCATATAATCTGATTCTGCACACGGAACCCTTTGACATTGGTTCGCACGACCACTATCACTGGCATATCGAGATTTTTCCGCGCCTTACGAAGGCGGCTGGCTTTGAGTGGAGCACGGGTTGCTGGATGAACCCCCAACCGCCCGAACAGGCCGCCGCCCTGCTGCGTGAATCGGGCCTCTCTCCGGCCAGCTAG
- the fae gene encoding formaldehyde-activating enzyme, giving the protein MAKKKPAKKSKELKAKHKNEERIILRTGEALVEGEPAYSAAEPEVVIGELDGPVGYAIANLIGDQVKGHTKVFAILNSDVQIRPTTLMVSKVTVKSSKYTNILMGTVQAAIAHGVLDAVRAGDLPKKKVNDLGIIVSVWLDPSIVDEPSVDFELLFRTNREATAKAIGKAMRNEPSIDWLLDNQDKVQHYFHQLAIEGKLE; this is encoded by the coding sequence ATGGCAAAGAAAAAGCCTGCCAAGAAAAGCAAAGAACTGAAGGCCAAGCATAAGAACGAGGAGCGGATCATCCTGCGAACGGGCGAGGCGCTCGTTGAGGGTGAGCCAGCCTATTCGGCGGCCGAACCGGAGGTGGTGATCGGCGAACTCGACGGCCCCGTCGGTTATGCGATTGCGAACCTGATCGGCGACCAGGTGAAGGGGCATACCAAGGTTTTTGCCATTCTGAATAGTGACGTTCAGATTCGCCCGACGACGCTGATGGTCAGCAAGGTGACGGTCAAGAGTTCGAAGTACACCAACATCCTGATGGGCACGGTCCAGGCGGCCATCGCCCACGGTGTGCTGGATGCGGTTCGGGCAGGCGATTTGCCCAAAAAGAAGGTGAACGACCTCGGGATCATCGTCTCGGTGTGGCTCGACCCCAGCATTGTCGACGAACCGTCCGTCGACTTCGAATTGCTGTTTCGCACCAATCGCGAGGCCACCGCCAAGGCCATCGGCAAGGCGATGCGCAACGAACCGTCAATCGACTGGCTGCTCGACAACCAGGACAAAGTGCAGCATTACTTTCATCAGTTGGCCATCGAAGGGAAGTTAGAGTAA
- a CDS encoding GEVED domain-containing protein, producing MSTRRNARRSAVTRFFQPLFERLEQRNLLASLNAQYNVQLQTHEVGGVLIFDHLSLLITPQVAYTDADLDGHADEDPLFVRRPDDSFALSLGAGDEFGLVARFNRTNDIAVHTPDQLHTLTKPAAFADSREWVNALISRLHGYADNLDYDLFPEITPGEGFNSNSFIAGLLAATGTVVDAPSTIFDGGDYPGFATPVPAANFGTGAANRIDLTFVIDTTGSMFDDIAAVQASAAEIIAQVHESFRVDGEIDARISVVDYRDFPTSPYGDPGDYPANDVQDFTGSEVTANSGIQALELGRGGDFPESVLSGLMHAIDSTSLGKWRGEGVSKFIIVMGDAPPHDPEPFTGYTISSVIDAANNEGATPIVAPLLSGGESTASSVRILPIVIGGDSSALAAFQALADGTGGTLFQASTAAEVVEAVLAAIGVAGGGGEGAIDTGDAPETYGTLLADDGPTHGEGTLFLGAGVDYEEDGLPSADALGDDGDGAGDDDEDGVTMASALLAGYGAKIEFVASESGYLDAWIDFNQDGDFTDEGEQIASSSEVSSDLNTLIINVPFDAEEGTTYARFRLSSTGELEPTGAAADGEVEDYAIELVTAAPGSNMIIEDPLHPGDSLLVITGTTGRDIITVTSVPAIPILHRPARTMIRNRTFETIPTDDFDRLLVNVFESGDYVLLDPRLTKPATVFAGTGNDYVTGQKGPDELYGGTGQDFLFGRSGNDFIFGEEGNDFLYGENDNDVLDGGSGDDYLYGGSGRDILVGGTGVDRLFGLAGDDILIGGTWTHEHDRETILTIAAIWNSSQSFTARIAGLDSLLDASTVPTENTVDQIWSGVGRDWILDYALRDRLYDFNRSVNLGDKKN from the coding sequence ATGTCCACTCGCCGCAACGCTCGTCGGTCTGCAGTCACTCGATTTTTTCAACCCTTGTTCGAACGGTTGGAGCAGAGAAATTTGCTGGCTTCACTGAATGCGCAGTACAACGTGCAACTGCAAACGCACGAGGTTGGAGGGGTTTTGATATTCGACCATCTCTCACTCTTGATTACTCCGCAGGTGGCCTACACGGATGCTGATCTCGATGGTCATGCCGACGAAGATCCATTGTTTGTCAGACGCCCCGACGATTCATTTGCACTCTCACTGGGTGCCGGCGATGAATTTGGATTGGTCGCACGATTCAATCGCACCAACGACATTGCCGTTCATACTCCCGACCAGTTGCATACACTCACCAAGCCTGCGGCTTTTGCTGATTCACGGGAGTGGGTCAATGCGCTGATTAGCCGCTTGCATGGTTACGCCGACAATTTGGACTACGACCTGTTTCCAGAAATAACCCCGGGCGAGGGATTCAATTCCAATTCGTTCATTGCGGGATTACTCGCTGCGACTGGCACCGTGGTCGATGCGCCGTCGACGATCTTTGACGGTGGGGACTATCCCGGTTTCGCGACTCCCGTGCCGGCGGCGAACTTCGGCACAGGTGCAGCCAACCGAATCGATTTGACGTTTGTGATCGATACCACGGGCAGCATGTTCGACGATATCGCGGCAGTACAAGCCTCGGCGGCCGAGATCATTGCTCAAGTTCATGAAAGCTTTCGAGTCGATGGCGAGATCGACGCGCGAATTTCGGTCGTGGACTATCGAGACTTTCCTACGTCTCCTTATGGCGATCCTGGTGACTATCCCGCCAATGATGTCCAGGATTTCACGGGCAGTGAAGTTACGGCCAATTCTGGAATTCAAGCCTTGGAATTGGGAAGGGGCGGCGATTTTCCCGAATCGGTGCTTTCTGGCTTGATGCACGCGATTGATTCGACGTCGTTGGGCAAGTGGCGTGGTGAGGGTGTTAGTAAATTCATCATTGTGATGGGCGATGCTCCGCCGCACGATCCCGAACCCTTCACCGGCTACACCATTAGCAGTGTCATCGACGCGGCGAACAATGAAGGTGCGACGCCGATCGTTGCCCCCTTGTTATCTGGCGGCGAGTCAACGGCCAGTTCAGTTCGAATTCTGCCGATTGTGATCGGCGGCGATTCAAGCGCCCTGGCGGCATTTCAAGCGCTCGCAGATGGTACCGGCGGCACGCTCTTTCAAGCTTCAACTGCCGCCGAAGTGGTCGAGGCAGTTCTGGCAGCCATCGGTGTGGCCGGGGGTGGCGGCGAAGGGGCGATTGATACCGGCGATGCGCCCGAGACTTATGGCACTTTGCTCGCAGACGATGGACCTACGCATGGCGAGGGAACTCTCTTCCTGGGCGCTGGTGTCGATTACGAAGAGGATGGACTTCCTTCTGCCGATGCACTGGGCGATGACGGGGACGGTGCTGGCGATGATGACGAAGACGGCGTGACGATGGCGAGTGCGCTTTTGGCCGGCTATGGTGCGAAGATTGAATTTGTTGCGAGTGAAAGCGGGTATCTCGATGCCTGGATCGATTTCAATCAAGATGGCGACTTCACCGACGAGGGAGAACAAATCGCCAGCAGCAGCGAGGTGAGTTCGGACCTGAACACTCTGATCATCAATGTTCCGTTCGACGCTGAGGAAGGGACGACGTACGCTCGTTTCCGCCTGAGTAGCACGGGAGAACTGGAGCCGACTGGGGCTGCTGCCGATGGCGAAGTGGAGGACTACGCCATCGAATTGGTGACTGCCGCGCCGGGCTCGAACATGATCATCGAAGATCCTCTCCATCCGGGCGACAGCTTGCTTGTAATCACCGGCACGACGGGGCGCGACATAATCACCGTCACGTCGGTCCCCGCCATTCCCATTTTGCATCGTCCTGCGCGGACTATGATCCGCAACCGCACCTTCGAAACGATTCCTACGGACGATTTCGACCGCCTGCTGGTGAATGTCTTCGAGAGTGGTGATTACGTCCTGCTCGACCCGCGTTTAACGAAGCCGGCCACCGTGTTCGCCGGAACCGGCAACGATTACGTCACCGGCCAAAAAGGCCCCGACGAACTTTACGGCGGAACCGGGCAAGACTTCCTCTTTGGCCGCAGCGGTAACGACTTCATCTTTGGTGAGGAAGGAAACGACTTTCTGTACGGCGAGAACGATAACGACGTGCTCGATGGTGGCAGTGGCGACGACTATCTGTACGGCGGAAGTGGGCGGGATATTCTCGTTGGTGGTACCGGCGTCGATCGTCTCTTCGGCCTTGCGGGAGACGATATCTTGATCGGCGGCACGTGGACCCACGAACACGATCGGGAGACGATTCTGACCATCGCCGCGATCTGGAATTCCAGTCAGTCCTTTACCGCCCGCATCGCCGGTCTCGACAGCTTGCTCGATGCTTCGACTGTTCCCACAGAGAACACGGTGGATCAGATCTGGTCCGGCGTCGGTCGCGACTGGATTCTCGATTATGCACTCCGCGACCGACTCTACGACTTCAATCGTTCGGTCAATCTGGGTGACAAAAAGAACTGA
- a CDS encoding ABC transporter permease, translating into MKFLLLMFKNVRRNKLRSLLTAGATVMLVLVITLVWSILDFLNKATTEKEKDLKAIVTERWQIPSRMPFAYASQLEEGGARNPGDIKPADSMTWQFYGGSLDPKQMTRDNILFAFALEPKKLETMMDDLDKLEGQEKEEFHQAVLRLEENQQGLILGRDRLKGLNKKIGDRIKLYGLNFKEIDLEFEIVGQFPAGAGRYDQSAAMNRKYLNNAIDAYPRTHAGKQHPQADRSLALFWLRVNNKQEFQKIAEQISTSPAFTNPAVKCETAASGVANFLDSYRDIFWGMRFLLTPAAIISLCVVSANAIGISVRERRQELAVMKVLGFRPRQILLLVLGESMILGLLAGLFGSWGAYFLINDYFGGFALPIAFFGKFFISSGALWWGPAIGLLAGFVGSVWPAWSACSVKVTDVFSKVA; encoded by the coding sequence ATGAAATTTCTCCTCTTAATGTTCAAAAACGTCCGCCGCAACAAGCTGCGGTCGCTGTTGACAGCTGGCGCGACCGTGATGCTGGTGCTGGTGATCACGCTGGTCTGGTCGATTCTCGACTTCCTGAACAAAGCAACAACCGAAAAAGAAAAAGACCTGAAAGCTATCGTCACCGAACGCTGGCAAATCCCCAGTCGCATGCCCTTCGCCTATGCCAGTCAGTTGGAAGAAGGGGGCGCTCGTAACCCGGGGGATATCAAACCTGCGGACTCCATGACCTGGCAGTTCTATGGTGGTTCGCTCGATCCCAAGCAGATGACTCGCGACAATATCTTGTTCGCCTTCGCGCTTGAGCCCAAAAAGCTCGAGACGATGATGGACGACCTCGACAAGCTTGAAGGTCAAGAGAAAGAAGAATTTCACCAGGCGGTCCTCAGGCTCGAAGAGAATCAGCAAGGATTGATCCTGGGGCGCGATCGCCTGAAAGGGCTGAATAAGAAGATCGGCGACCGGATTAAGTTGTATGGCCTCAACTTCAAAGAGATCGATTTGGAGTTCGAGATTGTCGGCCAATTCCCCGCCGGTGCGGGGCGGTACGATCAGTCGGCAGCCATGAACCGCAAGTATTTGAACAACGCCATCGATGCTTACCCGCGCACGCACGCCGGCAAGCAACACCCGCAGGCCGATCGGAGTCTCGCCCTGTTTTGGCTCCGTGTGAACAACAAGCAGGAGTTCCAGAAGATCGCCGAGCAGATCAGCACTTCGCCCGCGTTCACCAATCCGGCGGTGAAGTGCGAGACCGCTGCCTCTGGCGTGGCGAACTTCCTCGACTCATACCGCGATATATTCTGGGGCATGCGATTTCTGCTCACGCCGGCGGCCATCATTTCGTTGTGCGTGGTGAGTGCGAATGCCATCGGCATCAGTGTGCGCGAGCGGCGGCAAGAACTGGCGGTGATGAAGGTTCTCGGTTTTCGCCCGCGGCAAATTCTGCTGTTGGTCCTGGGCGAATCGATGATTCTCGGCCTGCTCGCCGGGCTGTTCGGCTCGTGGGGTGCGTACTTCTTAATCAACGACTATTTCGGCGGCTTCGCGCTGCCGATTGCTTTCTTCGGCAAGTTCTTCATCTCTTCCGGCGCGCTCTGGTGGGGCCCCGCCATTGGGTTGCTGGCGGGATTCGTCGGCAGCGTCTGGCCGGCGTGGTCGGCCTGCTCGGTAAAAGTGACGGATGTGTTTTCGAAGGTGGCGTAA
- a CDS encoding ABC transporter permease, producing the protein MFSAFNISPLSLIPLVTAVGLMIMLTLWGRVPLRYNLRNLSVRWLTTVLTAIGFVLVIGLLTVMLAFVNGMVELTKSSGQPGNVLVISEGFQDETFSNLTVDVVTDVVLQPGILRDEKTNEPLASPETYLVVVQPIENQDSGRAAGRRFLQVRGVDDAPMAARVHGMSLLAGGRWLSREGVTSGGEGQPDVLEAVIGIGMARELGSTRTSAELAKATNRAHLDIGDFFTLGERKWMVVGVMAPTGSTFDSEIWAKRGIVAPMFGKNSYSSVVLRAAGAPEAQKLKAYLNNDYAKSVQAYVETEYFASLQETSKQFLFAIIVFAAVMSIGGLFGVMNTMFATVAQRSRDIGVLRMLGYSRAEVLSSFLVESLCLAMLGGALGCALGTLADGYEVKSIIGGGQGGGKFVALDMAVSGDIIAAGMTVALVIGALGGLLPAISAMLVKPLYSLR; encoded by the coding sequence ATGTTTTCTGCATTCAACATTTCCCCGCTCAGCTTGATTCCGCTCGTCACGGCCGTGGGCCTGATGATCATGCTTACCCTCTGGGGGCGAGTGCCGCTCCGTTACAACTTGCGAAACTTGTCCGTCCGCTGGCTGACGACGGTCCTGACCGCGATTGGCTTCGTGCTGGTAATTGGCCTGCTCACGGTGATGCTGGCCTTTGTCAACGGCATGGTCGAATTGACTAAGTCGAGCGGCCAGCCCGGCAACGTGCTGGTTATTTCCGAAGGCTTTCAGGATGAAACCTTCAGCAATTTGACGGTCGATGTGGTCACCGACGTAGTGCTGCAGCCGGGCATTCTGCGCGACGAAAAAACGAACGAACCACTAGCCAGTCCCGAGACTTACCTGGTGGTCGTCCAGCCGATTGAGAATCAAGATTCCGGCCGTGCCGCGGGGCGACGATTCTTGCAAGTGCGCGGCGTCGACGATGCTCCGATGGCTGCCCGCGTGCATGGCATGTCGCTACTTGCTGGTGGCCGTTGGCTCTCGCGCGAAGGAGTGACCAGCGGCGGTGAGGGGCAACCCGACGTGCTGGAGGCAGTTATCGGTATTGGCATGGCGCGCGAACTGGGAAGCACGCGCACCAGCGCCGAGTTGGCCAAAGCCACTAATCGTGCGCATCTCGATATTGGCGATTTCTTCACCCTGGGCGAGCGCAAATGGATGGTCGTCGGCGTGATGGCACCGACCGGCTCCACGTTCGATTCCGAGATTTGGGCCAAGCGCGGCATCGTGGCCCCGATGTTCGGCAAGAATTCGTACTCTTCGGTGGTACTTCGGGCCGCGGGCGCACCGGAAGCACAAAAACTCAAGGCCTATTTGAACAACGACTACGCCAAGAGCGTGCAGGCGTATGTCGAGACCGAATACTTTGCCAGCTTGCAGGAGACGAGCAAGCAGTTCCTGTTTGCGATCATCGTCTTCGCAGCCGTGATGTCGATTGGCGGTCTGTTCGGCGTGATGAACACGATGTTCGCCACCGTGGCCCAGCGTTCGCGCGATATCGGCGTGCTGCGAATGCTCGGCTATTCACGGGCCGAAGTTCTGTCGTCGTTCCTGGTCGAGTCTCTCTGCCTGGCCATGCTCGGCGGTGCCCTGGGCTGTGCGCTCGGCACCTTGGCCGATGGCTATGAAGTGAAGAGCATCATCGGTGGCGGCCAAGGGGGGGGCAAATTCGTGGCCCTCGATATGGCCGTGAGTGGCGACATCATCGCCGCGGGGATGACCGTCGCCCTCGTCATCGGCGCTCTCGGCGGCCTGCTCCCCGCCATTAGCGCGATGCTGGTCAAACCGCTCTACTCGCTCCGCTGA